From a single Poecilia reticulata strain Guanapo linkage group LG2, Guppy_female_1.0+MT, whole genome shotgun sequence genomic region:
- the myl1 gene encoding myosin light chain 1, skeletal muscle isoform encodes MAPKKDPKAPAKKAEPAPAPAPAPAPEPAPAPAAAPAIDLSSVKIEFSADQVDDYREAFGLFDRVGDNKVAYNQIADIMRALGQNPTNKEVSKLLGNPTPEDMANKRVEFEGFLPMFQTIINSPNKAQFEDYVEGLRVFDKEGNGTVMGAELRIVLSTLGEKMNETEIDALMAGQEDENGCINYEAFVKHIMSV; translated from the exons ATGGCTCCCAAGAAGGACCCTAAAGCTCCCGCCAAGAAGGCCGAACCTGCACCTGCACCCGCACCGGCACCGGCACCCGAGCCAGCGCCCGCTCCCGCAGCGGCCCCCGCTATTGACCTGTCTTCCGTCAAG ATTGAATTCAGCGCAGACCAGGTTGATG ACTACAGAGAGGCCTTCGGCTTGTTTGACAGGGTGGGTGACAACAAGGTGGCGTACAACCAGATCGCTGACATCATGCGCGCTCTGGGACAAAACCCCACCAACAAGGAAGTCAGCAAACTGCTGGGAAATCCCACACCTGAAG ACATGGCCAACAAGAGAGTAGAATTTGAGGGTTTCTTGCCCATGTTTCAGACAATCATCAACAGCCCAAACAAGGCACAATTTGAGGACTATGTTGAGGGTCTGCGTGTCTTTGACAAGGAGGGAAACGGCACAGTCATGGGTGCTGAGCTCCGTATTGTCCTGTCAACACTTG GAGAGAAGATGAATGAGACTGAAATTGATGCCCTTATGGCAGGACAGGAGGATGAGAATGGCTGCATCAACTATGAGG CCTTTGTCAAGCACATCATGTCTGTGTAA